A section of the Triticum dicoccoides isolate Atlit2015 ecotype Zavitan chromosome 7A, WEW_v2.0, whole genome shotgun sequence genome encodes:
- the LOC119332722 gene encoding uncharacterized protein LOC119332722 translates to MGNCLNKASTQQRRRGHGERVAPEVREEEEELRSIGQVLLQEEEEEEEVPASASQAAGMKVKVVLTRAELEWLMAQLKSGEQRLEDVLRQMGNARADDDKPPRADAWRPRLECILECPEPADAT, encoded by the coding sequence ATGGGCAACTGCCTGAACAAGGCGTCTACGCAGCAGCGGCGGCGCGGCCACGGCGAGAGGGTGGCGCCGGaggtgagggaggaggaggaggagctcaggAGCATCGGCCAGGTGCTGCtgcaggaggaagaggaggaggaggaggtaccGGCGTCCGCGTCGCAGGCGGCCGGGATGAAGGTGAAGGTGGTCCTGACGAGGGCGGAGCTGGAGTGGCTCATGGCGCAGCTCAAGAGCGGCGAGCAGCGCCTCGAGGACGTCCTCCGCCAGATGGGCAACGCCCGCGCCGACGACGACAAGCCGCCGCGCGCCGACGCCTGGCGCCCGCGCCTCGAGTGCATCCTCGAGTGCCCCGAGCCTGCCGACGCCACCTAG